The genomic stretch GGTGGCAGGTCGAGCCAGAGGGACGCGCGGGGCTGGCGCAGGAGGACTTCGAGGAAGTCCGTCGCTCGGCCGGTGGCATCGGCGAAGCCGTGGACGTGGACGGCGCGGCTCGGCAGCAGCTCGGGTGCGGCGGCGAGACGCTCCGTGGCGCGAGCCAGCAGGTGTCCGGAGCGGCCGAGGCCGAGGGCTTCCGCGCCCTGCAGCAGGTGTCCGGCGATGCGAATCAGGGCTCGGCCGCGGTCGATGCCGAGGCGCGTCGTCGCGGCACTGCCGAGGGCCTCTTCGGCGGCACCGCCGTGAACCGCCTCGAAGCCGGCGTCGAGGAGATCGCGAACGGTGGCGGCGACGCCGCGATAGCCGTCCACGAGGTCGTCGAGGACCTGTGCCAGGAGCGGTTCCTCGCGCGCCAATCGGCGGGTGAGAAGGTCGAAGAGGAGGGCGCCCCGGGGAACCTCGTCGCCGCTGCGCTCGAGCACCTCGAGGGCGGTGGCGAAGAGGGTCTGAACTCGCAGTCCGAGGGCCGGGCGGCGAGGCGCCGCGACCACCTGGGCGGAGAGGTGCAGGCGCAGCGAGCGCGACGGAACGATCACCCGAACCGGTCGCGCCAGCAGCGTCGGCTCGCGCCGCGCTTCCTCACCGTGGGCGTCGAGGGCGGCGAGCAAGGCGGCCTCGACGGCTTGCGCACCGTGACCGATGCGGAGCGTTGCCATCATCTTCGCGAGTATGCGAGCACGGGCAAGGGACGATGTCAACTTCTCAGGGGGGCCTTTGTCCCCCTGAAATAGGGCGCTATCGCAGTCGTCGGCGGCGGTTGCGGATGTAATCCGCCATGATGAACTCGCCGAGGTCGTAGGGCGAGGAGAAGTAGGCCCGGCCGCGGTTGATCTGGGTGAGCTTCTCGACGAACTCCGTCAGCATGGGGTCGGTGGCCAGCATGAAGGTGGTGATGACGACCTTCTGGCGGCGGCACTGGTCGGCTTCTTCGAGGGTGGCGTTGACGATCCGCATGTCGAGGCCGAAGGGGTTTTTGAAGATCTGGCCGCCCTCGGTGATCGCCGAAGGTTTGCCGTCGGTGATCAGGAAGATCTGCTTGTTGGGCTGCTTCTTGCGGGCCAGCAAGCCGCGGGCGAGCTGCAAGGCTTCGCGGGTGTTGGTGTGGTAGGGCCCGGCTTCGATGTAGGGCAGGTCGCCGAGCTCCACCGGCTCGGCGCGGTCGCCGAAGAGGATGACGCCGAGGTGATCCTTCGGGTACTTGGTGGTGATCAGCTCGGTGAGGGCGAGGGCGACCTTCTTGGCCGGCGTGATGCGGTCCTCGCCGTAGAGGATCATCGAGTGGCTGATGTCGATGGCGACGATGGTGGCGCAGGAGGTCAGGTGCTCGGTCTCGAAGACCTCGAGGTCGTCCTCGGCGAGGTGCAGGTCGCCGCCGGTACGGCGCAGGGCATTCTGCAGCGAGCGTGGCCCATCGAGGTGGTGGAGGGCGTCGCCGAAGCGGAAGCGGCGGCTTTCCGGCAGCCGCTCGACGCCTTCGCCGGGGGAGCGCACCGCGTGGTAGCCGGGGCCGGAGCGGTCGAGGCCGGCGAAGATCTCCTCGAAGGCACTCTGGCGGATGCGGCGCTCGCCGCCGGCCGTCAAATGCATGCGGCCCTCGCCGTCGCGGCCGATCATCTCGCGGTTCTCGAGGCTGTCGAAGAAAGCCTCGAGATCGACATTCTCGTCGAGGTAGCCCTGCTCCTGGAGCTGGCGCATCCAGTCCATCGCCTCCTCGACGTCGCCGCCGGCGGCGAGGACGAGCTGATTGAAGAACTGCAGGAGGTCGAGACCCTCGAGGAGAGCCCGCAGGAGCTCGGGATCGAGGTGCCGATAGCGATGTCGCATCTCCCTACCTCCAGTTCTTGTCGCGGGCTCGGTCGGGCCGGTCCCGAGGTGGTGGCGGCGCGTCGCCGCCGTCAGTTGACCTCGCCGCGATCACGGCCACGGCCACGGCGCGGCTTGAGGAGCTGGAACTTGACCATCTCCTTGTAGCTCACCCGGCTGTCGAGGTCTTCCCGCGCCAGCTTGAGGTGTTGGTGCAGCCCTTCGAGCACCATCTCGGCGGCGAAGGCGCGCTCTTCGCGAGTCTCCTGGGCGGCGATGAGGGCGGCCAGCCCGGGCACTCGCGCCAGCTCGGCTTCGTAGTCGGCGAAGGGCGCCTCGTCGGAGAGCTCGATCTGGTTGCCGTCGGCGAACCAGGAGACGATCTCGGCATAAGGGCCATCGTCGTCCTCGCCGCCGCTACCAAGCTCCTTACCGACCTCCGGAAAGCTCTCATGGAAGACCGTCTTGACCGCCTGGCCGATGAGCTTTCGAACCACCACCTCGGCGCCCTGCTGCTCGCCTTCGTAGACCATCTCGACCTTGCCGGTGATCGCCGGCAGGAGCATGTGGAGGTCGCAAACCCGCGGCAGGGTGGGGCGGTCGCCGGTGACCAGGGCACGGCGCTCGAGGTTGGAAGCGAGCAGCTCGAGAGCCGAGATCGAAACCCGCGCGCTGACCCCCGAGGCCTGGTCGATGAGCTCGCTCTCGCGGGCGGCGACGGCGATCTCCTCGACCAGGCGGCGGCAGAGGTCCGGAATCACGACGCCGTCCTGGCGTTCGCGTTCCGTCCACGCCTGGCCGGCGGTGATCTCCATGGCGGTAGCGACATCTGGCGGGTAGTGGGTCAAGATCTGCGAGGCGATGCGATCCTTGAGCGGCGTGATGATGCTGCCGCGGTTGGTGTAGTCCTCGGGATTGGCCGAGAACACCATCAGGAGGTCGAGGGGAATGCGCACCGGAAAGCCGCGGATTTGGAGGTCACGCTCCTCGAGGATGTTGAACAGGCCGACCTGAATGCGGGGGGCGAGGTCGGGCAGCTCGTTGATCGCGAAGATGCCGCGGTTGGTGCGCGGCACGATGCCGAAGTGAATGACCTCCGGATCGGCGAAGGTGAGCTTGCGGGTCGCCGCCTTGATCGGGTCGATGTCGCCCAGCAGATCGGCGATGGAGACGTCCGGCGTCGCCAGCTTTTCGTTGTAGCGCGCCGAGCGCTCGAGCCACTCGATGGGCGTCTCGTCACCGTGCTCGGCGATCAGGCGGTGGCCCCAGGTCGAGATCGGCGCCAGCGGATCCTCCTGCAGCTCGCTGCCGGCGATCACCGGCACGGCGTCGTCGAGGAGGCTGGGCAGGGCGCGCAAGATTTTGGTCTTGGCTTGGCCGCGGAGTCCGAGAAGGATGAAATCGTGGCCCGCCAGCAAGGCGTTGACGATCCCCGGAATGACGGTGCGCTCGTAGCCCAGGATGCCCGGGAAGAGGGTTTCGCCGGCGGCCAGCTTGCGGCGCAGGTTGGCCCGCATCTCGGCTTTCACGGTGCGGGGTTGGTAGCCCGTTGCGCGCAGCTCACCGAGGGTCTTGGCGGTCATCAGTCCTGGGCCTCGAGCCAGCGTTCGGCGTCGATGGCGGCGCGGCAACCGCTGCCGGCGGCGGTGACCGCCTGGCGGTAGATCGGATCCATGGCGTCGCCGCAGGCGAAGACCCCTTCGACGTTGGTGCGGGTCGAGGGCTCGTCGACCTTGAGGTAGCCGACGTCGTCGCGCTCGAGGGTGTTCTCGAACAGCTCCGTGTTGGGCTTGTGGCCGATGGCCAGGAACAGGCCCTGGGTGGGGAAGTCGCGCTCTTCGCCGTTGCGCGTGTCGCGCACTCGCACCGCATGGACGCCGTCTTCGCGGCTGCCGAGAACATCGGTCACTTCGTGATGCCAGAGGAACTCGATCTTGTCGTTGGCCAGCGCCCGGTCCTGCATGATCTTAGAAGCGCGCAGCTCGCCACGGCGATGGATGACGGTGACCTTGGTGGCGTACTTGGTGAGGAAGGTGGCTTCCTCCATCGCGCTGTCGCCGCCGCCGACGATCACGATCTCCTTGTCCTTGAAGAAAAAGCCGTCGCAGGTGGCACAGGCTGAGACCCCATAGCCCATCAGGTGCTCTTCGGCCGGCAGGCCGAGGAGCTTGGCGGTGGCACCGGTGGCGATGATCAGCGAGCCGGCGGTGTACTCGGCGCCGTCGTCGGTGGTGACGCGGAAAGGGCGCTGGCTGAGGTCGACAGCGGTCGCCGCCTCGAACTTGACCTGGGTTCCGAAGCGCTTCACCTGCTCGCGCATGCGCTCCATCAGCTCGGGGCCGAGGATGCCCTCCGGAAAACCGGGATAGTTCTCGACGTCGGTGGTGATGGTGAGCTGGCCACCGGGTTGATTGCCCTCCAGAATGAGGGGGGTGAGATTGGCCCGGGCGGCATAGAGGGCGGCGGTGAAGCCGGCCGGCCCGGATCCGATGATGATCACTTGATAGTGCTCGCGGTCGCTCTTCGACATGGCGATTTTGCGCTCCCTTGACTAGAATTTCAGGGCCGGAGGGGTTGCCCGGCGGATGGTGTCGGCGGGGCAGTGGTCGGGCGCCGCGACGGATCCGCAGTATAGAACAGCAACCTGCTGTCAGGACTTCCCGCCGGAGTGAATTGCAGTTCTCGCTGGATCCGTTCGAGCTACTGACTTTCGAAGGAGTTCCTATGCTTGCCAGTCACCAGTTGATCTCTGCCCTCAACCAGCAGGTCGGACACGAGATGGGAGCGTCCATGCAGTACGTCTGCATCGCTTCCTATTTCGACTCCGAGGCCCTGCCGGAGCTGGCCACGTTTTTCTACCGCCAGTCGGAGGAAGAGCGCGACCACGCGATGAAGATCGTACGTTTCATCAATGACGTCGGTGGGCAGGTCGAGATCCCCGAGGTCCCGGCCGTCAGCAGCCAGTTCGACAGCGCCGAGGCGGCGGTCGAGAAGAGCCTGGCCTGGGAGGAAGAGGTGACGCGTCAGATCTATGGCCTGGTCGAGATCGCCCAGGACGACAAAAACTACATCGCGATGCGCTTCTTGGACTGGTTCGTCAACGAGCAGCTCGAAGAGGTCACCACCGTCGGCGAGCTATTGCAGGTGGTGCGCCGGGCGGGTCCGCAGGGCCTGCTGCACGTCGAAGACTACCTGTCGCGTCGGCCGGCGGTGCACGACGACGAGGATGGTGAGGACTAGGACTTCGCGGGCGCCAAGGACCTGCTCGGATTGCCCGCTGTAAGGTCCTGAGCCACGGGCCGCGGCGCGGCTCGGGCCAAAGCTTTGGTTCGAGTCTGGCAGGCCCGTTCCTCGGGCCGGCAAGCTAGCTCCCCCGAGGCGAGTGACGAACTCGGTCTGGGGTTTCGCCGGTCCAGGACCGAAAGGCCCGGAAGAAAGAGCTCGGTTCGGCGTAGCCGAGCAAGAATCCGATCTCGGCATAGGACAGGTCGCTGTTGGCGAGATAATGGTGGGCGAGCTGCTTCCTGGTGTCCTTCACCAGTTGCTTGTAGCTGGTGCCGCTTTGATTCAGACGACGCTGGACGGTGCGGGCACTCAGGCCGAGCCGGCGGCTCGTGATCTCGATCGACGAGTCCCCGCTCGGCAGGCTCTCGAGAAGAACCGACCGAATCCGCTCCGCGATCGAAGCCGACGCTTCGTGCTCGTCGAGACCACGCCGGAGCTCGGGCTCGAAGGCTTGCCAGACGGTTTCGCTGGCGGTCAGGAATGGGCGGCTGGCGTCGGTGGGCCGAAAGGTCACGGCGAGTCTTTCAGAGCTCAACGGTGTGACTCCGAAGAAATCCTCGAAGTCCTCTCTCGGCGTCATGGGATGAGGGCCTTCGACTCTCAGCGGCCGAATCCGCTCGCGAGTGCCGATGCGAGCGATTTGGGTCAGAAAGACCAGCTCCGTGGCACCGAGTGCTGGTGGCACAGCACCGACCGGAGCATCCCATCGCTTGCTGACCGAGAGCCCCCTTGAATCGTCTTCAACGATCAGGCGGACCGGCGCGATGAGCCGCTTATACTCGGCGATCCGCTTCACGGCTGTTCTCAGATCAGGGCTACAGAGGGCCGCGAAGATGGCGGGGTGAAAGGTCTCCGGGGTACTCGCAATCCCGAGCCGAATCGGCAGGGTGGGCTCGTCCGCCTCGGCTTCGAGGGCCTTCCAGAATCGGAAGTACTCCTCGACGGTCAGGCGTGCTTGAGGTCGTGCCAAGAGATCTCGAGCGAGGTTTGCCCGTCGCAGCACATTGTCGGCCTGGATCTTCAGATCCCGCAAGACGATTCCCCATCCTCGATCGAGAACAACCTCTTTCCTGTCGCTCATCTCTTCACTCCTCGGGTTCCGATTCGTCTTGTCTCATCCTACGGGCGGGAAGCCCTGCATCCCTTGCCAGATCGCGCCACTCTCGAATCCAAGTTGGCCGCTTTTGGCGCTTGGTGTCAATCACTTGGCGGCTTCTGCTAATGACCCCTGCGCTAAGTCTTGGCACTATGGACTCGTCCGGTCACGCTGGCATCGGAACTACAGGATGCCGGCTGGATGATCGGGCCAACCCGGCGGCGGCTAGCCTCGCGGGACCAGAAGGCCTCGACGAAAGGACGTTAGAGATGTTCGGCAAGTTCGTGTCCAACATGATGGTGAAGCCCTATCAATCGCCCCTGTTCGATGATCCGGGCCGTCACGGGCTCGACTACGAGGAGGTGGAGTTCGAGGCGCGGGACGGAGTCATCCTCCGTGGCTGGTTGATCAAAGGGGGCACCGACAAAGTGGTCATCGAGAGCCACTTCGGAGTGCAGTGCAATCGCGGCGGCTGGAGCCCTGAGGGAAAAGG from Acidobacteriota bacterium encodes the following:
- a CDS encoding VWA domain-containing protein codes for the protein MRHRYRHLDPELLRALLEGLDLLQFFNQLVLAAGGDVEEAMDWMRQLQEQGYLDENVDLEAFFDSLENREMIGRDGEGRMHLTAGGERRIRQSAFEEIFAGLDRSGPGYHAVRSPGEGVERLPESRRFRFGDALHHLDGPRSLQNALRRTGGDLHLAEDDLEVFETEHLTSCATIVAIDISHSMILYGEDRITPAKKVALALTELITTKYPKDHLGVILFGDRAEPVELGDLPYIEAGPYHTNTREALQLARGLLARKKQPNKQIFLITDGKPSAITEGGQIFKNPFGLDMRIVNATLEEADQCRRQKVVITTFMLATDPMLTEFVEKLTQINRGRAYFSSPYDLGEFIMADYIRNRRRRLR
- a CDS encoding magnesium chelatase; translation: MTAKTLGELRATGYQPRTVKAEMRANLRRKLAAGETLFPGILGYERTVIPGIVNALLAGHDFILLGLRGQAKTKILRALPSLLDDAVPVIAGSELQEDPLAPISTWGHRLIAEHGDETPIEWLERSARYNEKLATPDVSIADLLGDIDPIKAATRKLTFADPEVIHFGIVPRTNRGIFAINELPDLAPRIQVGLFNILEERDLQIRGFPVRIPLDLLMVFSANPEDYTNRGSIITPLKDRIASQILTHYPPDVATAMEITAGQAWTERERQDGVVIPDLCRRLVEEIAVAARESELIDQASGVSARVSISALELLASNLERRALVTGDRPTLPRVCDLHMLLPAITGKVEMVYEGEQQGAEVVVRKLIGQAVKTVFHESFPEVGKELGSGGEDDDGPYAEIVSWFADGNQIELSDEAPFADYEAELARVPGLAALIAAQETREERAFAAEMVLEGLHQHLKLAREDLDSRVSYKEMVKFQLLKPRRGRGRDRGEVN
- the trxB gene encoding thioredoxin-disulfide reductase is translated as MSKSDREHYQVIIIGSGPAGFTAALYAARANLTPLILEGNQPGGQLTITTDVENYPGFPEGILGPELMERMREQVKRFGTQVKFEAATAVDLSQRPFRVTTDDGAEYTAGSLIIATGATAKLLGLPAEEHLMGYGVSACATCDGFFFKDKEIVIVGGGDSAMEEATFLTKYATKVTVIHRRGELRASKIMQDRALANDKIEFLWHHEVTDVLGSREDGVHAVRVRDTRNGEERDFPTQGLFLAIGHKPNTELFENTLERDDVGYLKVDEPSTRTNVEGVFACGDAMDPIYRQAVTAAGSGCRAAIDAERWLEAQD
- a CDS encoding ferritin, whose product is MLASHQLISALNQQVGHEMGASMQYVCIASYFDSEALPELATFFYRQSEEERDHAMKIVRFINDVGGQVEIPEVPAVSSQFDSAEAAVEKSLAWEEEVTRQIYGLVEIAQDDKNYIAMRFLDWFVNEQLEEVTTVGELLQVVRRAGPQGLLHVEDYLSRRPAVHDDEDGED
- a CDS encoding AraC family transcriptional regulator ligand-binding domain-containing protein, with the translated sequence MSDRKEVVLDRGWGIVLRDLKIQADNVLRRANLARDLLARPQARLTVEEYFRFWKALEAEADEPTLPIRLGIASTPETFHPAIFAALCSPDLRTAVKRIAEYKRLIAPVRLIVEDDSRGLSVSKRWDAPVGAVPPALGATELVFLTQIARIGTRERIRPLRVEGPHPMTPREDFEDFFGVTPLSSERLAVTFRPTDASRPFLTASETVWQAFEPELRRGLDEHEASASIAERIRSVLLESLPSGDSSIEITSRRLGLSARTVQRRLNQSGTSYKQLVKDTRKQLAHHYLANSDLSYAEIGFLLGYAEPSSFFRAFRSWTGETPDRVRHSPRGS